A genome region from Gardnerella vaginalis includes the following:
- a CDS encoding metal ABC transporter solute-binding protein, Zn/Mn family: MKTARIFATAATAALLTVGLCACGSTAKTADQKTNGNQVNVVATTTQICDYVTQIASTADAKSGLSLNKTDSQGKKSVIGAPQDKAKSTINLTCLLAPNASAHEHEMTPAQSKALSKADLMLVSGVDLEHFLDQAVKATGFKGTMGVTSGILTADEIKDSKAEAAKEKNLPYKIDRGIEKVHAEKWPFPPEEGEKEPEFQYDPHIWTSTKNTMIQVKNIGNFLGKALPESKSIFDEHVEKFVKSLTDLDSWATEALNSVPQEHRVLFTSHDAFGYFSRDYNVKFIGAALSDFNSQQDATADHIKEAAEAVKKSGAVAIFAENSNNSKSIKAVAAAAGVKAIIGDDALYGDSLGPVGSAGETYIGSIVHNVQTLVKAWDGKVPDLPESVKTALKK; the protein is encoded by the coding sequence GTGAAAACTGCACGAATTTTTGCCACCGCAGCCACCGCCGCTTTGCTAACCGTTGGCTTGTGCGCATGTGGATCAACAGCTAAGACAGCGGATCAAAAGACCAACGGCAATCAAGTAAACGTAGTTGCAACCACCACTCAGATCTGCGATTATGTAACTCAAATCGCATCCACTGCAGATGCAAAATCTGGATTAAGCCTTAATAAAACCGATTCTCAAGGCAAAAAGTCTGTGATTGGCGCGCCTCAAGACAAAGCAAAGTCAACAATCAACCTTACATGCTTACTCGCTCCAAACGCGTCTGCGCACGAGCATGAGATGACTCCAGCGCAATCCAAAGCGCTTTCTAAAGCAGATTTAATGCTTGTTTCTGGAGTCGATCTTGAGCACTTCTTAGATCAGGCTGTGAAAGCTACTGGATTTAAGGGCACAATGGGAGTAACTTCGGGAATTCTTACCGCAGACGAAATCAAGGATTCCAAAGCGGAAGCCGCTAAAGAAAAGAATCTTCCTTACAAGATTGACCGCGGTATTGAAAAGGTTCATGCCGAAAAGTGGCCATTCCCACCAGAAGAAGGCGAGAAGGAGCCAGAATTCCAGTATGATCCACATATTTGGACCAGCACCAAGAACACTATGATTCAAGTCAAGAATATTGGTAACTTCCTTGGCAAAGCTCTTCCAGAAAGCAAATCAATCTTCGACGAGCATGTTGAAAAGTTCGTTAAGTCTCTTACTGATTTGGACTCTTGGGCTACGGAAGCTTTGAACAGTGTGCCGCAGGAACATCGCGTTCTATTTACTTCGCACGACGCATTCGGATACTTCTCTCGCGACTACAATGTTAAGTTTATTGGAGCAGCGCTTTCCGACTTCAACAGTCAGCAAGACGCGACCGCAGACCATATTAAGGAGGCTGCAGAAGCTGTTAAAAAGTCTGGTGCTGTAGCAATCTTCGCCGAAAATTCCAACAATTCCAAGTCTATTAAGGCTGTGGCTGCTGCTGCAGGCGTAAAGGCGATTATTGGCGACGATGCGCTTTATGGTGATTCCCTTGGTCCTGTTGGCTCTGCTGGCGAGACTTATATTGGTTCCATTGTTCACAATGTTCAGACTCTTGTTAAGGCTTGGGATGGCAAAGTTCCAGACCTTCCAGAATCTGTAAAAACTGCTTTGAAAAAGTAG